tttcaacttgatAATGATTCGAttttatgaaaataataaagcaGGATTTAAATGATTCAATTTATAGTTTTAATTCACTTCTATGAACTTTACGGTTGGAATCACAAAAAACGATTTAATAGAATCAAATACCCACAACAATTATTTAGATGAGATTGTGCTGCTAAAACGTTTATTACATTAGTGAACATGGAGGAAGCATATTAGACAATATACTTAATACGGAGAAGTgttctttaatttaaaaaaaggtttttattaaaatctCCAACGACTCTAAATTTACTCGCGATTTATTTAAACAAACTTTAGGAAAAAATTAGCTGGAAAAGGTTCATTTAACATCCTCaatgaattatttgatttaaaaaatactaaattacTAGGCAGAAGATTTATTGGACTATTTGAATTAAGAAATACTAAGTTATTAGtcaaaatttctaaaattgaCAGACCATTTCCAAAGAAAAGCGCTCAATTATAGAAGCAAATATAGAAGTTGTCATTTAGAAACCGCCACAGCAATGAGTCGTAAATATAGAACGTTTAAAATTTCGGCCAGATTTAGAATAATCTTCTTTCTCTTAGTAACGCTTAACCAGATCCGGAACAAGTCCCGTAATTAGTTATGCTGTTgcagaaaataaataaggagcgaGTTGCAGTCGATGTTGCGGTAGTGATGATAGTTGAAGTACCGTAAGCCAACTTGAAACGAGGAGTACCGTTAGAGAACTCACCTGGAAGACTAAATCCTGACTGAATGGTTAGGGGTATAAGGTTGGTATTGTCAACGGTGATCAGTGAAGAACTTGTAGTTTTCTCTGATGTTTCCACGGAcctatttaaataaataattaacaccatcctaaaataaaagtaaaaatattattcataTATTACCTCTTGACCTGGATAACGGGCATGGAGATACTGCCGTCATTTAACTCGCTCTCATCTTCGTTATAGAAAAGGCCTTTGCGAGCACTAGCTTGCTTATCTTTCTCGGATATTAAGATACCACGACGACGTCTTCCTCCAACTGAACATGCCGCcatagcagaagaagaagttgtgcAAGTGGTAGTTGTTCCTATTGTTGTAGTAGATGTTACGGTGGAAAGGATAACGGTGAACGTACTAAGAAATATGCGCGCGTCAGATTCTTCATTCTTGTTTGCTTCACTCATTTGAGCGTGAAcgacaagaaaaaatgttagAAGAAATGTGCAAACAATTTCAACgtgcattttttttgttgaagttAGAAGTGGTAAGTCAAAAACGTTTCGTGTGATGGTTGAAAGTCTTCTGGTAATAAGAGTTGCTGACCAGCTATTTATACTCAAGCGTATGGTGGATTACATATGTTCGTTCTGGTTTTAAGCAATATTTTGTTAGCTTGGAAAACATGCACTGTTTGGAAGAGAATTCAAGAATGCGATTGGTTCAAAGTAGCTAAGATTACGCCTTCTAGAAAAATTTTGCATGCATTATTTCATTCCTGAGCACACACTGTTAAAAAGAATACAGATTATCGGTAATTTTTTATCaacgaaaaattaataaaagatATCTACATAAATTTATTAAGGTCAGAAACAGGGAGTTGATTTAGCAATTTTGTAAACTATTTAACGCTTAACTGGTTATATCTACATAGCAAAAACTGTAACATAAATTACTGATTATAGTGGTTCTGCAGCGGAATTTTTCGCTAACGAAATTTCCAACTTTggatttccatttttcaggGACTATATGTCCAGTAACACTGTTAGAAACAACACTGGTTTTCGGAGAAAAAACCTAAAATTATACATTCCTGGATACGAGGTGAAAACCCCGAAAAATATATTGCAAAATGCACAACACCAAAACAAGGTGTtatattttcgaaaaatactaatatttttttttattaattgaagTTTTATCAGTCTTAATCAGGATCCAAACCCATAACTCATACTTTCGATATCAGCTCATTACCAACTACTCCAAATTAGATTTATATTCTTATAAATACTGTTGATTAAATCGTAGTTGAGGGTATGATTGTAAGGACTCTTTTtggtaaatctttttttatctttaacaaaaaattatttactagAAACCAGGTTGGCAAGTATCTATAGCCCATATTTTAAGTAGCTCTCAACCACTGTATAGATAAAACCAtggttattaaatttttttaaaaacattgagCCATGTCAGCcaggttaaaaaaattcctacatttttactttattcaGTTTCAGTCAAGTTAGAATCGATCTGAAATAAGAGTTCATAGGCAAATGCATAATATTCACTTCAACACATCACAAATTtttcgacatttctttttagtttttagtatAGTGGAAAGTGGGTTGATCTGGCGTACGGGTTGGTTTGCtcaattgaattttcgttATTTAATATGTGAAATGAACAATTGGAAAAATCGAGAGatgtagattttaaaaaattggcagcTCAGAGTTCATTGCTCAGAAGTCTTTAATCTTTTAACTGGTCTTTTAACGTACGTTCCgaaagtttttaattttcggTAGGGAcgtacaaaaatgtttttttctttcggtagAGACGTATCGAAAACTATATTTCGGTAGCCATGTAAATAAAACTACTTTTGGGGAtttccaaaataatttttaagaattatAAACTTGcaatattcaataaaaatatgtCATTTAAGGTTTAGTTAATTTAAATACTAATGGTTAGAAAGAACATAATTTTATAACATTAATGAAATAAGGgcaaagaataatattttcacatgatctggaaaaattgaaagcGGTGAGATTAAAAATAAGTATTTACATGCTATTTATAGACTATTACAAACTAAAATTGACAGTTTTCACCTAATAACAACATCAGTCATGAAACTGACATGTTAATTTGGCAATAAAACCTTAATTATAGTACTGCCTGAAAATTTTCCATAAGGGAAACGGTGTCAAGTATTTTACGTTTCATTTTTGCTATATTATTCTACTCAGATAAATGAGTCAAATATACATGGCTGAAGTATTCCAACCTTTTCATAAGTAGGGAATGGATCGGAGAAAAAGGTTTTATTATCAGTTTTTGTTTATAGACGGAATAGTTTGTTGCTGATTTTCCAACtgcgaaaagtaaaaaattgaaagagtTCTAAAAAAACACATAGTGATTGTCTCTTAGATAAAATATTTATGCATATAAAAAGACGATATCAGAGTCATTAGTGCGATGGATTGTGATATTAGGGGAAAGAGTTTCGAATCATGgtgcacatttttctttttttcgaaatatgtTATTTTTGGTATGTATTGATACCGAATATTATGATATCGATTATCGGTACCATGCTACCGCTCAAAAACAGACTGCAGAAATTCTTATCGTTCTGGCAGAATAGATATTTGGTAGcgttttcaacaagaaaaggaTAGTTTTTTCCACAGCAATTGTGGTTAGAGTCTTTTGGTGGAACACAGGAATTTAATAAACGCAGACAAAAGAGTTTTGGATTGAGTAAAACAGTCTAGTGAGACTTTTTAAGATAGGTTTAACTCAGCCGCAGAGTCGATTTGGCTACACAGAAGTCACTTCTGTGTAGCGTGTAAGTCACACTTCTGAGAAGTGTGACTTCATCCAGATTCATCTAGATCTCCTGCATGATCAGCATCTGTATATCTTGTTACTCCCTTTTCTTCATCATAGCTGtttgaggaaaagaaaatatcgtACTTCCTGGTCCCAGCTAGGTAGTGAAAAATCCTTTTTGGACACGaattaaactaaaataatTGGGCCTAAGTTTAACCTGACTGTATTTTAAGTGTTGCTTCCAAGATAGAAATTGTTGTCCCAAGGCGGGGTCAAAGCCGTGCGGATGGTGCGGTAGACATAGGGGAATCTCTCTATCCCATTACGAGCCATTATTTGAACACGTTAATTGTTTTCATCTTGTCACAAACGTCAttctttattctctctctcgtaaAAGTTTCTGGTGCATACCATTTCTATATTTTGTCCCCTTCTCTAAACTTAGAAATTTCGGAGAATtcgtctttgttttttgtggCAAAGTTTGATtataaaatctaatttttttctattattattgagGATGAATGGGTGAATGATCTAGAATGTCAGAGCTTCAATCAAGACGTTATGAGGCCCTGGATTCAAATCACTGCTGAACTCGTCACAAAAATTGTAGGAAGCGCCCTATAGCGGCAGCACGCCAACACAGTTTCTGGATTGCTTTAAAGAAACATGAAGTCAAATATACTGTGACGTCGACGGTAGATGGCGCTGGGATCAAGTGCTCGGTTATCGAAGCACCCGGTTATAGAACCACACAGAGGCCGGTTCTATAAGTGGACTAGCACTgtatcacattttgataaactGAAAGCGCCCTTGATCATACGTCAAAAACGTATGGAAAAGgcgctatataaattgaatacatacatacattacCTTTAACTTCCATTCGGTAAAAAGAATTCGCAGAATATCTGTGTGGCGTACTGGCAACGCACCACGACAATCTGGGTTTTATCCTCAGTAACTGACTATTGAAGTATGTCCGGATATCCAGATTTGCGTGAATTCGTGTCAACACCACAGTCactaagaaaagaagatttaggaaaaaggaaacggAATTCAGAGTCCATAAAAAGATTTAATGTTTTGACTTcttgatttccttttctcattcCAAGTACATCCAAAAACCATCCAATGGGTCATAATAGGGACGGGTATCGGATCTCAGCGAACAGGACATTATGTCCAGGCCCATATGTAAAAGACGTCAAaggaatgtaaacttggga
The sequence above is drawn from the Daphnia pulicaria isolate SC F1-1A chromosome 1, SC_F0-13Bv2, whole genome shotgun sequence genome and encodes:
- the LOC124311990 gene encoding uncharacterized protein LOC124311990, whose translation is MHVEIVCTFLLTFFLVVHAQMSEANKNEESDARIFLSTFTVILSTVTSTTTIGTTTTCTTSSSAMAACSVGGRRRRGILISEKDKQASARKGLFYNEDESELNDGSISMPVIQVKRSVETSEKTTSSSLITVDNTNLIPLTIQSGFSLPGEFSNGTPRFKLAYGTSTIITTATSTATRSLFIFCNSITNYGTCSGSG